One Oryza glaberrima chromosome 11, OglaRS2, whole genome shotgun sequence genomic region harbors:
- the LOC127754211 gene encoding disease resistance protein RGA5-like, whose translation MMVGATVSASAGVMNSLLGKLSTLLDKEYTKHKNVEKDVMFLQRELPSMEAVLQKHAMQDELDVQLKAWVSELRELAYDIEDSIDAFMVRIEHYSDESAGIKGFMSKKIHKLKKLRCHHKFSAVFLELKERVVEANERRRRYEVDGSTSGTTTSDLLVDSRLPALYSGLDELVGIKGPRDCIIKLLTYEADSGPSRQQLKVVSIVGCGGLGKTTLANQVYKEINGQFDCKAFVSMSQKPDMRKILMDLLSQILRNGSPMCFDEQRLIDKLREFLKDKRYLIVIDDIWSTSAWEIVKSAFPDNNLRSRIITTTRIMDVAKSCSANLQEYVYTIKPLNHQDSSKLFFKKIFPSGCGVPQHLKEVSNAILKKCGGLPLAILIIAGLLASKYSYRKDEWEAVHNSIGSELGKNHTLEGFRRILMLSFYDLPHDLKTCFLYLSIFPEDDLIVRKQLVWKWVAEGFIRKERGKRPDQVAESYFYDLINRNMIQAVGVQYKGNIYGCRVHDLVLDLIRFLSAQINFVIAIDDKGYESSPRKIRRLSLQASNLEDQEMQKLVSNQSHIRSLIMFRAFKQAPDLFKFHALRILDLSECSCLEDHHITCIVNMFQLRYLSLPCRITELPEQTGNLQHLEVLNIRRCMIKRLPESVVKLGKLMCLHVKSGVKLPDEIGRMQALQELESISIPCNSVRLIEEIGRLTRLRRLTVETTSTTEKMGDQEVRFREMLVSSLTELGRNGLESLCISYPHGQNFILDSLSGSCCSLPKLHELDIKNYLCWVPRWLTMLSSLVHLCLSMYDIDEEDMRVLNGISTLLFLRLELRNPPEERLVIGCDGLRHLNELHVFCQHSAMPLTFAPGAMPELHHLRLEFGARETLRMYGDFDFGIEHLSGLRDIRVDINYYSGGTDMDAEAVAAKDAITTASIIHPNRPLHDVRMHVTMMFTLKEAAQSVGLQSATKELNVGTDVQRTFVQIEDLDNPEVLRKLQQLLSRESSTRNQ comes from the exons ATGATGGTGGGAGCAACGGTTTCAGCTTCAGCGGGGGTGATGAACTCTCTGCTTGGGAAGCTCTCCACCTTGCTGGACAAAGAGTatacaaagcacaaaaatgtgGAAAAGGATGTGATGTTCCTGCAAAGGGAGCTACCCAGCATGGAGGCTGTGCTGCAGAAACATGCAATGCAGGACGAGCTTGATGTTCAATTGAAGGCCTGGGTGAGTGAGTTGAGAGAGCTGGCATATGACATTGAGGACTCCATTGATGCTTTCATGGTGCGCATTGAGCACTATAGTGATGAGTCTGCTGGAATTAAGGGGTTTATGAGTAAGAAAATCCACAAGCTCAAGAAGCTCCGTTGTCACCATAAATTTTCGGCGGTGTTTCTTGAACTAAAAGAGCGTGTCGTTGAAGCAAACGAGCGGCGAAGAAGATATGAGGTTGATGGGTCCACATCTGGAACCACAACCAGTGATTTGCTTGTTGATTCCCGGTTGCCAGCACTCTATTCTGGTTTAGATGAGCTTGTAGGAATCAAGGGTCCAAGGGATTGTATAATCAAGTTGCTAACTTATGAAGCTGATAGTGGCCCATCAAGACAGCAACTCAAAGTAGTGTCCATTGTGGGATGTGGAGGTCTGGGCAAGACAACACTTGCCAATCAAGTCTATAAGGAAATCAATGGCCAATTTGATTGTAAGGCTTTTGTGTCTATGTCCCAGAAACCAGACATGAGGAAAATCTTAATGGATCTACTATCTCAAATACTGAGGAATGGTAGCCCCATGTGCTTTGATGAACAGCGACTCATTGACAAGCTTCGGGAGTTCCTAAAAGATAAGAG GTACCTGATCGTTATTGATGATATTTGGAGCACATCAGCATGGGAGATTGTGAAGTCTGCTTTTCCTGATAATAATCTTCGCAGCAGAATAATTACAACAACGCGCATCATGGATGTAGCTAAATCATGTTCTGCTAATCTCCAGGAATATGTTTACACCATCAAACCACTTAATCATCAAGACTCTAGCAagctgttttttaaaaaaattttcccTTCTGGGTGTGGTGTTCCTCAACATCTGAAAGAAGTTTCGAATGCAATACTGAAAAAATGTGGTGGTTTGCCACTGGCTATACTTATTATAGCTGGTTTGTTGGCTAGTAAGTATTCTTATAGGAAGGATGAGTGGGAGGCAGTGCATAATTCTATTGGCTCTGAACTTGGCAAAAATCATACTTTGGAAGGATTCAGAAGGATTTTGATGCTTAGTTTTTATGACCTGCCTCATGATTTGAAAACCTGCTTCTTATATCTAAGTATATTCCCGGAGGATGACCTGATTGTAAGAAAACAATTGGTGTGGAAATGGGTTGCGGAAGGGTTTATTAGAAAAGAGCGTGGTAAAAGACCAGATCAAGTTGCAGAGAGCTACTTTTACGATCTTATCAATAGAAACATGATCCAAGCAGTGGGTGTTCAGTACAAAGGTAACATATATGGTTGTCGAGTTCATGATTTAGTGCTTGACCTTATCAGATTTCTATCAGCACAAATCAACTTTGTTATCGCGATTGATGATAAAGGGTATGAATCTTCTCCTAGGAAGATTCGTCGGCTGTCCTTGCAAGCTAGTAATTTGGAAGATCAAGAAATGCAGAAACTTGTGAGTAATCAATCCCATATCCGCTCACTCATTATGTTCAGGGCCTTTAAGCAAGCACCTGATCTTTTCAAGTTCCATGCTCTGCGCATTTTGGATTTATCCGAGTGCAGTTGTTTGGAGGACCACCACATTACATGTATAGTGAATATGTTTCAGCTGAGGTATCTGAGCCTCCCTTGCAGAATCACTGAACTCCCGGAGCAAACCGGGAACTTGCAACATCTAGAGGTACTGAACATCAGGCGTTGCATGATCAAAAGATTGCCAGAATCCGTTGTTAAACTTGGGAAACTCATGTGCCTACACGTGAAGTCTGGGGTGAAACTGCCGGATGAGATTGGGAGAATGCAAGCTCTCCAGGAGCTGGAGAGTATCTCCATCCCATGTAACTCTGTGAGGTTAATTGAGGAGATTGGAAGGCTGACAAGATTGCGAAGACTTACTGTTGAAACAACAAGCACTACTGAGAAAATGGGAGACCAAGAAGTGAGGTTCAGGGAAATGTTGGTCAGTTCCCTCACCGAGTTGGGCAGAAATGGCCTTGAGTCACTCTGTATCAGCTACCCTCATGGACAGAATTTCATCCTGGATTCATTGTCTGGCTCTTGCTGCTCTCTTCCAAAGCTTCATGAGCTTGACATAAAGAATTACCTTTGTTGGGTTCCAAGGTGGTTAACTATGCTTAGTAGCCTTGTGCACTTATGCCTATCCATGTATGATATTGACGAGGAAGATATGCGAGTTCTGAATGGCATCTCCACCCTGCTATTTCTCCGTCTAGAGTTAAGGAATCCACCTGAAGAGAGGCTAGTCATTGGTTGCGATGGACTCAGACATCTGAACGAGCTACATGTCTTCTGCCAACATTCCGCAATGCCATTGACGTTCGCGCCTGGAGCAATGCCAGAGCTCCACCATTTACGCCTCGAATTCGGGGCGAGGGAGACGTTGCGCATGTATGGTGATTTTGATTTCGGCATCGAGCATCTTTCGGGACTCCGGGATATCAGAGTTGACATTAACTACTACTCTGGTGGCACTGACATGGATGCAGAAGCAGTGGCTGCCAAGGATGCTATCACCACTGCTTCCATCATCCATCCAAACCGCCCCTTACATGATGTCCGAATGCATGTCACCATGATGTTTACCCTGAAGGAGGCTGCTCAGTCGGTTGGGCTCCAAAGCGCCACGAAAGAATTGAATGTAGGGACGGATGTTCAACGCACTTTCGTCCAAATTG AAGACCTTGATAATCCAGAAGTTCTGCGAAAACTACAGCAGCTATTATCACGTGAGTCTTCGACACGGAACCAGTAG